The following are encoded together in the Serratia sp. UGAL515B_01 genome:
- the udp gene encoding uridine phosphorylase, which produces MSQSDVFHLGLTKNDLQGATLAIVPGDPLRVEKIAKLMANPVHLASHREFTSWRAELDGKAVIVCSTGIGGPSTSIAVEELAQLGIRTFLRIGTTGAIQADINVGDVLVTTAAVRLDGASLHFAPMEFPAVADFACTTALVEAAKASGATTHIGITASSDTFYPGQERYDTYSGRVIRRFKDSMAEWQSMGVMNYEMESATLLTMCASQGLRAGMVAGVIVNRTQQEIPNAEIMQKTESQAVQIVVEAARRLL; this is translated from the coding sequence ATGTCTCAGTCTGACGTTTTTCACCTTGGCCTTACTAAAAATGATTTACAAGGGGCTACACTGGCCATTGTTCCCGGCGATCCACTGCGTGTAGAGAAAATTGCCAAACTGATGGCAAACCCTGTGCACCTGGCCTCTCACCGCGAATTTACCTCCTGGCGTGCAGAATTGGATGGCAAAGCGGTGATCGTGTGTTCAACCGGTATTGGCGGACCTTCCACATCGATTGCGGTTGAAGAACTCGCTCAATTGGGTATTCGCACCTTCCTGCGTATTGGTACCACCGGCGCCATTCAGGCCGATATCAACGTTGGTGATGTTCTTGTTACCACTGCTGCTGTGCGTCTTGATGGTGCCAGCTTGCACTTTGCGCCGATGGAGTTTCCAGCAGTAGCGGATTTCGCCTGTACTACTGCGTTGGTTGAAGCTGCCAAGGCCAGTGGTGCAACAACGCATATTGGCATTACTGCATCTTCCGACACCTTCTACCCCGGTCAGGAACGCTACGATACCTATTCGGGGCGTGTGATCCGTCGTTTCAAAGATTCGATGGCAGAATGGCAATCCATGGGTGTAATGAACTATGAAATGGAATCTGCTACCTTGCTGACTATGTGTGCCAGCCAGGGCTTACGTGCGGGAATGGTTGCCGGTGTGATAGTCAATCGTACCCAACAAGAGATCCCTAATGCCGAAATCATGCAGAAAACTGAAAGCCAGGCGGTGCAGATAGTCGTTGAAGCCGCTCGTCGTCTGCTGTAG
- a CDS encoding tyrosine-protein phosphatase produces the protein MTVQILHHPSLAPLDGGINFRDLGGNSVADGGRIKRGLLFRSGSLERLTESDCRFLADIPVRFVLDYRDADEVQTKPDVLWEGANYHHVPANPLSNEVNANLEKLTSETFGEYDAKAFMLELYRRLPFNNAAYRQLVQLLMQPEGGAIVQHCAVGKDRTGIGSALVLLALGADETTVLEDYLLTETTLAVFREQMLDQLSTRLDAVALAQFAYVLSAREEFLMTALGCIREQYGSADRWLEDEYGLGKAQRETLQAFYLE, from the coding sequence ATGACCGTTCAGATCTTGCATCATCCATCTTTGGCACCGCTTGACGGGGGTATTAATTTTCGCGATTTAGGGGGTAACAGCGTTGCTGATGGTGGCCGTATCAAACGTGGGCTTTTGTTTCGTTCCGGTTCTCTGGAGCGCCTGACGGAGAGCGATTGCCGTTTCCTGGCGGATATTCCGGTGCGTTTTGTGCTGGATTACCGAGACGCCGATGAAGTTCAGACCAAACCGGATGTGCTATGGGAGGGGGCTAACTATCACCATGTTCCAGCGAATCCGCTTAGTAATGAAGTGAATGCCAATCTGGAAAAACTCACCAGTGAAACGTTTGGCGAGTATGATGCCAAGGCATTTATGCTGGAACTGTACCGACGCCTGCCGTTCAACAATGCTGCATATCGTCAGTTGGTCCAACTTTTGATGCAACCTGAAGGTGGAGCCATTGTTCAGCATTGTGCAGTGGGTAAGGATCGTACCGGTATTGGTTCGGCTTTGGTGCTGCTCGCGCTGGGTGCAGATGAAACTACGGTACTGGAGGATTATCTGCTGACTGAAACCACACTGGCGGTTTTCCGTGAACAGATGTTGGATCAACTCTCCACTCGTTTGGATGCTGTTGCGTTGGCGCAGTTCGCCTATGTACTGAGCGCACGTGAAGAATTCCTGATGACTGCTTTGGGCTGTATTCGTGAGCAATATGGCTCTGCTGATCGCTGGCTTGAGGATGAGTACGGGCTAGGGAAAGCCCAGCGAGAGACGTTGCAGGCGTTCTATCTTGAATAA